The following is a genomic window from Labrus bergylta chromosome 2, fLabBer1.1, whole genome shotgun sequence.
cttgttctaaatccaatctgatcctgtatttgatcatgtttagaaacccctctatttcagccctgctcagaacaggctgtttctgtgtctgtacctttaaaaatgtaaatgagctgtgtcttaccacgccccctctctgaaagggcttgggtgtacttggtactttctcgctccatgtcctattgtttacggtgagaaggcagactcagagggcagaacaaacacctagctgtgggagtgtcacccacctgcgggaggggctactgccctttgtgatgtcatgaagggaaaatctccaatctcgcctgtttgagcacacccTCATCCCAGCCGCTTCACATTTAACTACAAACCgccccaatgcctgctggaTGTCCCAGCATGAAGAAGTCGACAAAACCATATAATTTCCTTAAACTTTTAAATTATTCTATTAAAAATCAAGCATCAAACACACGGacaaaattgcaaaaaaaacattggcaacattgGAATTTATATGAATGGGCtccaaataaatgaaacatgacTCCGTCCGTCAAATAACATTGTTATGACCAGCTCGCTTAGGCCATAACAGTCAAGGGACTGTTACTTTTTAGTGCCCATCTGCAATCACAGGTAGGTGTGCAGGGTCTCCTTAGCAACCAGCAGGCATACCACCACCAACCACCAGAGGGAGCCAAAACTCTGAAACATAAAATAACATCAACACCACCAAGCAAAACACCATGGTCAGGGCCGTCACAAACATAagctcatgttttctttttgtctttttattttagcatTAATGTCacgtcattttttattttgtactttctGTCCTGTCTTCCAGATCGTGCTCCTCATGTTTACCCGCCCTGATTGTACTCACCTGCGTCACCTGAGTCAGaaacgagggagagagagagtggggaacgacacgtggaaaaggagccacaggttggacccaAACCTAGGCCGCCTGCCCAGAGGACCACAGCCCTCACACATGGGGCACACGCACCCACCACTAGGCTGCCGGCGCCCCAACTGTCTGTGTATTTAAACCCAGTGGCGTCCCTCATGTTGCCAGTTTGTTGCATGCTCCATCGTGTCACCTTGTCCCAGAATTCTGTCCACAGAAAAGTTTTCTAGGGTTTGACCATTGTCTGATTTTTGACTGTTGCCCTTTTTTTAGCCTGCTAatatttttggatttgtttccCTCACTGACTGAATGCCTGTGTAATGACCTGGACTGTGTGTTAAACTCTAATTTGTATTGCAATCTGCCCATATGTGAGTGGTATTTTGGAGTCTTAAGAAACAGCTGTTGGATACCTCTATTGACAGAGGTTATTCTCTCCAAAGGAGCACCTGAATCATCCTCATGGATCTTCGTGATTGCACTTAGATGTGATGCATTTTTTGGCATTTAGGACACTAAGACTCCTGGGTATGTGATCAAAGATGGAGGGTCACTGCATTGAGCGCTCTTTCCTCATGAGCTGCACTAAGCACACCCTCAGACTGGCTGGGAGGATAGCCTCCGACCCTTTGCATGTCCTACATGAGGAGTATCAGCTCCTGCCCTCTGGGAGGCGTTTTAGGGTGCCAGACTGGAAGAGGAACAAGTACTCTTTCATTCCTCACTACATATTACTGCTGAACAAACCGTAGAGCGGAGGCAGGTCAAACCCCACCCCACACATTCCCAATCATTAACGTACCCAACCTGGGTTGCACATGGACTGTGAGCACTTTCATGGACAATCTCCtaacattatatatttatatatgtcaCTCCTGAACTGTGAAATTAAATGTAACttatgctgtttttatgttcGGTCTTTTGAGTGTGATGTGATCTAATGGGGTGTGAGGATTTCTGAGCTTGTAATGCAAGACAAGTTTCCATGCAAACGGATGATAACATGTTATCTAATCTTGTCTTAAATGTAATGGCGGCTCACAAAACCCCCCGTTCAAATCAGGCTGATGTTGTTCAAAGCTACAAGACAAAACGTTCCACTAAAGCAGAGGAGTAAACCCCACACCTGATATAACTCTTCACTGTGCACAGTGAGGCTTTAACAtccaaacaaaagacaaagagaaaactcAGAGCGGAGGAGGACTTTAAAATGCCATCATGTGATTTTATTCAAGTTCAGGCACAGGCACAGATCTATAATCATATTCAGATTATGAGACTGCTTTTATTTGCCTCTGGGCCAAAGTGTCATCATTGTTAAAAAGTGGAAGTTAATCAAACATGCTGATAAATCATTTCAATCATAATGTTGGACTTTACATTTCATGCAAATGGATTAGAGATGTCTAGAGGTTCACATTTATCAAGCACCACCTCAACTTTTCCAACATGAACACCACTATACGTCCCAGTGATGGACGTGGTGTGGATCTCCCCGTTACCATAGGTGCGTCTGAGGCGTGCAGTGAACGGGATGGTAAGCTTGTTCTTATGTCGCATCATATTAACAGAGCAGGATGTGTTAGGAGGGGCTGTGAACTGCACAGAAACAGTATCAGTGATACTTTCTGTTACAGTGTTATCCAAGGAGTACTGGAATGTTGTTTCAAAGCTGATCTCAATACCTCCTTCAGCAATGAAGGGGACGCCGACTGTGACAGTTGTTTTAACCCCAGATATGATAGAATAACTGAAGTCCCACCTTTGAGCCACCTGAAACGTCTTTGAGATGGTGTCTGTTCTCAGCACTGGGTGGGATTCAAGGTTCTTGAGGGTGGACACACGCATGATCTCTGTGGGATATTTTAACTTATCTAATTCATCAGTGATGTATCTGAAATTGTCAATCCCCTGTTTGACTATATTCTCACTGATGGTCAGGACCTGGTAGTCATTGTATGAATATTCATAACCATTCCAAGGCAAGTAGAGGAGTTTTTTATGAGTATCAACCTTACCAAGTCCATATGTGTTCTTCCCTACATATATGTTCTCTCCAGGGCTGGTTATCACTGAATTCTTGGGCACTGAACCACGTGAATCATCCTTCCACTCCAGGATCTCAAAGTTGTCTTTGTTCACCAGGACCTCAAACGGGAAACCAGTATATTCTGTCCCTGCGTCGGCATAGTAGCAGTAAGTACCCTTACTAGGGGAATAAAAACCAGCGTGACGGTTGTATTTGCAGACATAATCAGTACGACCAACATAATCATTGTAAATAGAAACTGCATCGTTTGGGAGAGAGTTGTTCCAGGACACCCATTCCAGGAAAGAGTCTCCATCTGGCATGACGATGGGGGATTGAACCTCGTCCTGCTGTCTGAACGTAGTCACAGTCACAAGACGAGGATCCAGTTCAACTGATGAGTCCACTGTGATGTTAGGACTGCCAATTGGATCTGATGGAGAccgaagaaaaaaaaggaaacagcacTTTACTTTAATAgcagggtaaaaaaaagagtgaaaggTTACCTTGGAGAGATGTGTCACGAACTGGCTCGAAGTAAGTGACAAAGGAAGGGTATCACACATGAAACAAGGTTTAAAGGAAGTACATTTATTATCAAACTAAAGTTGAAACAATCATAATTAGGTAAATCAGTCAAATCAGTCATGAATGCAATGTATGGATGAGTGTAGTGTTGTAGAGTGCAAACAAACGCAAACCAGTTAGTGGAGgtctgagagaaagagaggacagacacaAGTTAGAGTGGAAGCCACTTATAAGCAGAGTCCTGATGGACTCAGGTGTACCCAGTTTGACTAATGGCCTTCCTGACTCCGCCTACTGTCTGCCAAGCCAGGAAGCCAAACAAATGCAGACAGAGGGCAGGATGATACAAAGAAATTGTTACCAACAATACTTTTCTTAACAATAAATGGGGGtgcagatagcctagcggttgtgtcgcatgccccatgtacagaggctgtagtcctcgttgcagcgaCCGTAGATTCCAATCCGATCTttgcttctctctcctctcaacacttcctgtctctcttcatctgtcctaTCTTATAAAGATGGTTAATGTTTACCATTTCTTTGTTCTGTGTTGCTACTGATGTCCAGAGGACTGGCTGAAGACAGAGCCATCAGGGCCAGCAGCAACAACACGGTCGGCTTCATCTGTAGATGaaacaaacatccaaacacCAAAGTCATTGTTAGTTACCAGAAGTTTATAAAATTACATTAAAGCAACTCCTAAAGAAGACTGGAGAAGACAGTGCCGAGCTATTAACACAGACAAATCTTTAATGGATCAGTCACCCAGCTTTACTGTTGTGAATATACATTTCACTGTTTTAAGTACTGGGGTCCCACAGGGCTGCGTCTTATCACCCATCCTCTTTTCCATCTATACAAATCAAATAATCTGTGGGGGGGGGCTGAACCCCTGATACCGCACAGCCTCTCTCTGGGCCTATCATGCTGGAATGGCAGGTGGTGGAACAGGTCAATGTCTTCAGGTACCTAGGCACTGAGATCGACCACCACCTGTCCTCCACACACCATTTAGACTTATCTATAAGAAAGCACCCAAGCCCAACTGTCAGGACTTTAAATTGCGGGCAGCAGAAAGGAAAGCAGTCTGCATCACTGAGGACGCTTCACATCCCCTTCACCACTCATTTCAGCTGCTCCCCTCAGGCAGCTTCAGAGGACCATTAGATATCTGTGACATTCTTAAATCATACTCCTTTGTGCTTCAGATTTACAGTTTCACTAATCCAACCAACACTTACTGATCCTGAGAGAAAAATCAAAAGTACTCACCATCACTGTGTCCATCCTTTGATGCAGCTCTGCTCACCATCAGGTTTATAAAGGGAAGATGAGTGACGCACGATGTTGGTGAACCAATCCTTTAACTACTTTGACTGGCTCTGATATCAAACAGTTAAACAGTAATGATTAACAATCTCTAAAGTAGGTTCAGTGTGATTTTCTGATCTTGTTCTCCTCCAGTGTCTACGCTGCTCAACAGAATTTTAAACTGGTTTGACAaatcgtgtttttttttaaaacagattttctttaacAGTTATATTTAATCAGTTATGGAGTTACCAAATAACATAACAACTTGTATTATCAACTGGGGCACCAGTCGATATGTTGTCATCGACAAACAATGTGAAActagatgaaaacaaacattaactaCAGAATcaacactctctcttttttttaagatttgtttttgggcattttgggcctttattggagagagataggacagtggatagagtcggtaatcagagagagagagaggggaatgccatgtggggaaggagccacaggtcggattggaacctgggccgcccacttggaggactacagcctccatacatggggcacgcgctctaaccactgctccaccagacATACTGTGTTGCTAAGTCACTAGAGGAGCAAAGTCACTTGCGGATGTCTGTGACCAAGTTCCTGTTTTACCTTTGCCTCGTAACTCAACAGTAACGTGAGGGTTCATGAGGTTAGGACACTATTTTGCTCATGTATGATAAAAAGGTAGCTTTAAAACCGGGGTGAGGTTGATGTGTAGTTTGTAATAAACAGCGAGAATGGTGGAaactgtggtgtgtgtgtgtgtgtgtgtgtgtgtgtgtgtgtgtgtgtgtgtgtgtgtgtgtgtgtgtgtgtgtgtgtgtgtgtgtgtgtgtgtgtgtgtgtgtgtgtgtgtgtgtgtgacctgctTCCCTCATACTTGTGTATTCATATGAAAAGTCTTCGATCTGCAACCCACTCACAGTCCATGGCTCACTgaagtcataagagagcaaagagcagggctgaagtcagcagagagaaaatggcaaaaatctAAACCGTCCGCTGACCTCAGtgactataagcaaagacttgtctcattctcctccagcctgaaaacggccaagacaacatattatcagaacaagatatgcaatgccacagaaacaagaaaaatattttctgcttttaactcactgtttcaaccacctcctcctccaccctccgatctgttcacaccagacatgtttgcctcgtattttactgaaaaggttgcaaccatcagtaaccagttttctgagcctgaccaactcagcccaaaggcaccaaccaaaagtgcctcactcgactcattctcctctctgactgaggatgaagtctctaagcttgtgctagactctcagcccaccacctgtcctctggacccaataccatcaagcctcctgcagaccatttcctctccacTGAATGttgcacttaagcatatcatcaactcctctctgtcaacgggtgtgttccccaccgcattcaagcaagctcgggtcacccctctgctcaaaaaacccacactaaacccagcccaggttgaaaactacagaccggtttctcttctgccctttctgtcaaaaatacttgagcgcacagtctttaagcaagtctctgagttcctgtccagaaacgatctgtttgacccaaatcagtcaggctttaagcggggccactctactgaaactgcactgctgtcagtaacagaatcgctacgagctgccagagctgcaggtcagtcctcagttctattactgctagacctgtctgctgcctttgacacagtcaaccatcaaatcctcctgtccacgctctctgaacttggggtctcaggatctgccctctgctggttcgtgtcctacctctctgggcgatcctttagagtgtcgtggaagggagaagtgtccaaagcgcacagcttatccacaggggtacctcaagggtcagtgcttggtcctcttctcttctccatatacgcaaactcacttggttcaataatccgctctcatggcttctcataccactgctatgctgacgatacccagctcttcagTCACACTCCTCATCAGTGCGACCAACATAATCAATGTCAATAGAAACTGTATTGTTTGGGAGAGAGTTGTTCCAGGTCACCCATTCCAGGAAAGAGTCTCCATGTGACATGACGGCAGACGACTGAACCTCcctccgctgtctgaccagccTCTGCTGTCTGAACGTAGCCACAGTCACAAGACGAGGATCCATACTGATAAGTTCACTGTGATGTTAGGACTGTCATTTCGATCTGATTCTATGAAGgagacaggagaaaaaaaaggaaacagtacTTTGCTTTAATAGAA
Proteins encoded in this region:
- the LOC110004881 gene encoding natterin-3-like — encoded protein: MKPTVLLLLALMALSSASPLDISSNTEQRNDPIGSPNITVDSSVELDPRLVTVTTFRQQDEVQSPIVMPDGDSFLEWVSWNNSLPNDAVSIYNDYVGRTDYVCKYNRHAGFYSPSKGTYCYYADAGTEYTGFPFEVLVNKDNFEILEWKDDSRGSVPKNSVITSPGENIYVGKNTYGLGKVDTHKKLLYLPWNGYEYSYNDYQVLTISENIVKQGIDNFRYITDELDKLKYPTEIMRVSTLKNLESHPVLRTDTISKTFQVAQRWDFSYSIISGVKTTVTVGVPFIAEGGIEISFETTFQYSLDNTVTESITDTVSVQFTAPPNTSCSVNMMRHKNKLTIPFTARLRRTYGNGEIHTTSITGTYSGVHVGKVEVVLDKCEPLDISNPFA